In one Mus caroli chromosome 14, CAROLI_EIJ_v1.1, whole genome shotgun sequence genomic region, the following are encoded:
- the Gpalpp1 gene encoding GPALPP motifs-containing protein 1 has product MARDLIGPALPPGFKEHATVEDEERDPSPVAGPALPPNYRSCSSDSSDSDEDSSSLSEEGNQESEEEDTGPNAKKQRRNQDRDDDDDDDDDGFFGPALPPGFKKQDDSPPRPIIGPALPPGFIKSPQKNDKGREDPGQVSSFFNSEEAESGEDEDIVGPMPAKGPVNYSVTTEFEKRAQRMKEKLTKGDDDSSKPITRESWMTELPPEMKEFGLGPRTFKRRADDKSGDRSVWTDTPADRERKAKEIQEARKSFSKKDEENILSGRDKRLAEQVSSYNESKRSESLMDIHHKKLKSKAAEDKNKHQERIPFDRDKDLKVNRFDEAQKKALIKKSRELNTRFSHGKGNMFL; this is encoded by the exons ATGGCTAGGGACCTGATCGGGCCGGCACTGCCGCCAGGCTTCAAGGAGCACGCGACAGTTGAGGACGAGGAACGGGACCCGAGCCCGG TtgcagggccagctctgcccCCTAATTACAGAAGCTGCAGTTCAGACTCCTCAGACAGCGACGAGGACAGTAGTTCTTTatctgaagaaggaaatcaagAGTCTGAAGAAGAGGACACTGGTCCAAATGCAAA aaagcaGAGGCGAAATCAAGACAgagacgacgatgatgatgatgacgatgatgggTTTTTTGGACCAGCCCTTCCTCCTGGGTTTAAGAAGCAGGATGACTCTCCTCCCAG gcCTATAATAGGTCCCGCATTGCCACCTGGTTTCATTAAGTCTCCACAGAAAAATGACAAAGGCAGAGAGGATCCAGGGCAAGTGTCATCATTCTTCAACTCAGAG GAAGCAGAGAGCGGTGAAGATGAGGATATTGTTGGACCAATGCCTGCAAAAGGACCAGTTAACTATAGCGTTACGACAGAGTTTGAAAAAAGGGCCCAGAGGATGAAGGAAAAATTGACCAAAGGAGATGAT GATTCATCTAAACCAATTACAAGAGAGTCCTGGATGACTGAGCTTCCACCAGAAATGAAAGAATTCGGTCTGGGGCCAAGAACCTTTAAGAGAAGAGCAGATGACAAATCCGGAGACCGATCCGTCTGGACAGACACCCCAGCTGACCGGGAGAGGAAAGCTAAG GAAATACAAGAAGCAAGGAAGTCATTCagtaagaaagatgaagaaaacataTTGTCAGGAAGGGATAAGAGACTGGCCGAGCAAGTATCCTCATACAAt GAGTCAAAAAGATCAGAATCCCTCATGGACATTCATCATAAGAAGTTAAAGAGTAAAGCTGCTGAAGATAAAAACAAGCACCAGGAGAGAATACCATTTGACCGTGATAAAGATCTCAAGGTTAATCGGTTTGATGAGGCTCAGAAAAAAGCCCTAATAAAGAAATCCAGAGAACTAAACACCCGGTTTTCACACGGCAAAGGCAACATGTTTTTATAA